A stretch of DNA from Nitratireductor thuwali:
GACAGCCTCAACGTGGCGGCCGCCTCCGCGATTGCCCTGCATCGGCTGTGGCAGGCGCCGGAGTGATTGCCTACTGCGCCGGCGCGCCCTCGCGCAGGGCGCGCACGCGCTCGGCAAGGCTGGGCGGATGCTGTCCGGCGGCACCGGCCGGATGGTCTTCCGCCGAACCGAGCACCTTTTCGATGGGCGAGCCAGGACCTTCGAGCTGGGCGGCCATGTTGACGACTTCCGCCGCCAGACTGGCGATCTGCTCGCGCAGGGCCGCGTCTCCCGGAGCCGGCCCCTCGCCCGCATCGGCGCTGGCCGATAGCCTTTCGCGAAGCTTCCTGTTCTCGCGCATCAATGTCGCCAGGCGCGACTGCATGCGCTGCCTTACGGCGTCGCCCTCGCCCTCGCCGCCCGAAGCAAGCAGCGACGAGAGCTGCAGGGAAAGGTCGGCGACCTGCGTCTCCAACCGCTCCCTCTGCCGTTCCGCGTCCTCGAGCCTGCTCGACGCACCGGCGTCGGCCTGGGCGGTTTCGCGAATCTTCGTCTTCAAGCGCTCTATCTCCCTCTCGCGCCGCTCCAGCGCCTCGTCGCGCGTGGAAAGCGTCGTGATCATGCGCTCGAGCTTCCGGTCGAGAACCGCCGCGCGCTGCTGCGCGACCTTGAGCGCCTCCTCGACCTCCTTGCGCTCGGCCACCGCCTGGCGCGTTTCGTCGATGGCCTCGCGGCGCTGGTTTCGCAACTGGCCGATCGTGTCCTTGAGTTGCTCTATATCGGATTCGCGGGAGACGATTTCGATCTGGCGGCTGCTGGCCGTCAGGCTGGCTTCCTCGTAGAGCCTGGACAGTTCTTCCACTTGCGAAAGCTGCTCCTTGAGCTGCGCCTCGGCTTTTTCCAGACGGGCGGTCAGCGACTTGACGTCGCTTTCCCGCATGGAAAGCCTGGTCGTGAGTTCCTTGTGCTCACTTTCCATTTCCTCGATGCGCGCCCGGTGGACGTCAAGTTCTCCGGTGAGCGCCGCGATGTGCTCGCGCTGCGTGTTCAGCACCACGAGATCCTCGACCGTGCGCTTGTGCAGAGCCTCCGCCTTCATCTCCAGCTTGCGCACGGTCATGGCGTTCTCCGCCCGCAAAACGTCGAACTCGGCCTCCAGCTCCGCTCTGGAAAGCGGCATGGTTGCTTCCATGCGCTTGCGGGCGAGCTGCCCTGCCCGCCGCCACAGCACGGGCGCCGCCAGGAGCGCGAGGAGGCCGGCGACGAGGAAGCCGAGTATGAAGGAAAGCAGGGTCTGAATCACAAGGTCAGGTCCATGGGCGTGCACATGCGGCCGAAGCGCCATGCACCCGAAACTGCACGGCAAGGCACTCTGCCATGGCTGCTCGCCATAAATCTAGACTCGCTTACCGTTTAATAGCCGCCGAGCGACATGGCCCCCGCCGCCGATCAGAAGGGATTCCAGGTGGGCCTGGGCGTCATTTTCAAATAGCCGAGATTGACGCCGAGCCGCGCCCCCACGCCGGTACGGATGGGCACGATGAGCACCTGGCCGTTTTTCAGCACGTTGAAGCCCAGCCCCGCCACGAAATAGGCCGACCCGGCGACGCCGCCGTAGCGCCGGTAGAGGCTTGCGACCTGATCGAGATTGTAGACGAGCACCATGACGCGCGAGCCCTGCGCGCCGAAGTCCCAGCCGACGGAAGGTCCCTGCCAGAAGACGGAATGATCTCCCGCATTCTTGGTATAGAGAGTGCCCTCGCCATAGGTCAGGCCGCCGACAATGGCGCCGGAACCTTCCTGGCCCAGCACGTAGCCATTGGGCAGGCCATAGGTGGAGAAAACCTTCTCGACGAGGGTTGCAAGACCTCCGGTGGTGGCGCCGAAGAACTGTTCGCCGGCCGTCACGATCTCGTCCACCGTGTAGCCGTTGTCTTGCGCCGAAGCACGCGCCGGCGCCAGGGCGGCAAGCACGGCCATGGCAAGAACGACTGCAAACTTTCGCGCGCCGATGCGCTCGAAGAGACCTTGAACCATTACATTCTTCTCCGTTGTAAAGCGTCGAAACGCCTTTGCTCCTGCGGCTCCGCTACCCCTCACCCCGCCAACGGGCTTATCTAAGATTCGATTCTATGCCGTAATCCTTTTTCAACCATTAAGCCCCCACTTCTTCCATCAGGGCCTGCATGCGGTCCAGGCGTTGGGGACCAGTCGGACGCCGGTGCGCGTGCGCCCGTTATGCACGTTCGGGTTGAGGGGCCATTTATTGCCGGTCGGCCCGGTGGTGTGTACGAAGAAACCGGCTATAGCTATAGCGATTCGCCGGCATGGCTCGCGCCATGCCAGTTCGGCTTGGAAAGCGATCCAGGGGACGGCTCGGATATGACCGACATTTTCTCGCTCAGCGCGACAGACCTCGCAGCCCTTTTGTGCAGCCGCGTCTGCCATGACATCATCTCTCCGGTGGGCGCGATCAACAACGGATTGGAACTGCTGGACGAGGGCGGCGCCGACGAGGACGCCATGCAGCTCATCCGTGCCAGCGCGGTCAACGCCTCGGCCCGTCTTCAGTTCGCGCGCCTTGCCTTCGGTGCAGCCGGCTCCGCGGGCATGCAGATCGACACGGGCGATGCCCAGAACGTCGCAACGGCCTTTATCCGCAACGAAAAGCCCGAACTGGAATGGATCGGCAACCGGGCCCTTCTGCCGAAGAACAAGGTCAAGCTGCTGCTCAACCTGATCCTGATCTCCAACACGGCGATACCGCGCGGCGGCAAGCTGACCGTGCGCCTGGACGATCTGGAAACGGCGCCTCGCTTCACCATCAACGCCAATGGACCGATGGTGCGCGTGCCGGCGAAATTCCTCGAGCTTCACGCCGGGCGCCAGCCCGAAGAAGCCATCGATGCCCACAGCGTCCAGTTCTATTACACGATGCTTCTGGCGCGGGAGACGGGAATGACCATCTCGATCCGGGCAGGTGCCGAGGAAATCATCCTGTCGGCCGCTTAGCTGAAAATTAACCATGCCTGTTTGCGACGGCTTTACCAACCCATGCGAGTATAATGGGACATGCGGGACCGCCCGCAAGGCAACAGGAAACGGAAACCATGAAACGCTGCCTGATCGTCGACGATTCGAGCGTCATTCGCAAAGTCGCGAAGCGGATCCTGGCCGGTCCTGATATGCTTGTGGCAGAGGCTGGCTCGGCCTATGAAGCCATCGAGATCTGCACCCATGAAATGCCGGAAGCCATCGTCGTGGACGCGACCCTGCCCGACATGGACGCGGCGGAACTGATCTCACGCCTGGTGGCGCTGGACCCGGACGCCAAGCCGCACATCCTGCTGTGCACCTACGCGATGGACATTGGGCCGATCATGCGGGCCAAGCGCGCCGGCGCCGCCGGCTATATGCTCAAGCCGTTCACCCGGGCACAGCTTCTGAACAATTTCCGCCAGCTCCAGGCGGCCGCCTAGAGCAAATCCAGGAAAAGTGGAAGCCGGCTTTCCGTCCGGAATTGCGTGAAATCAAACAGTTGGATCAGTTCGGCGCTTCTGTGAAACGGTGAACTGATCTGAAGCGTGATCCCCAACTCCGGACAACAGATTCTGGCAAAAGATCATGCCCCGGCAATCGGCCGGCAACGGCAGTTCACGCGAGCCATCACACAAACGAAAAACCCGGCGCTGGCCGGGTTCATCGAAGAGCAGTTTCGGCCGTCTCAGGCGCTTTCGCGGATTTCCTCGGGCTCGCGCAGCACATAGCCGCGGCCCCATACCGTCTCGATATAGTTCTGCCCGCCGGAAGCGGTATCGAGCTTCTTGCGCAGCTTGCAGATGAAGACGTCGATGATCTTCAGTTCCGGCTCGTCCATGCCGCCGTAAAGGTGGTTGAGGAACATTTCCTTGGTCAGCGTCGTGCCCTTGCGCAGCGAGAGCAGCTCCAGCATCTGGTATTCCTTGCCCGTCAGATGCACGCGCTGGCCGGCGACTTCCACCGTCTTGGCGTCGAGATTGACCACCAGGTCGCCGGTCGTGATGATCGACTGGGCGTGACCTTTCGAGCGGCGGACGATCGCGTGGATGCGGGCGACGAGCTCGTCCTTGTGGAACGGCTTGGTCATGTAGTCGTCGGCGCCGAAACCCAGCCCCCTGACCTTGTCCTCGATGCCGGCCATGCCCGAAAGGATCAGGATCGGCGTCTTGACCTTGGAAAGGCGAAGCGTCCGCAACACTTCGTAGCCCGACATGTCGGGCAGGTTCAGGTCCAGAAGGATTATGTCGTAGTCGTACAGTTTACCGAGATCGACACCTTCTTCGCCGAGATCCGTCGTATAGACGTTAAAGCTCTCCGACTTCAGCATCAGCTCGATGCTCTGTGCGGTTGCACTGTCGTCTTCAATCAGCAAAACGCGCATGTTATTCCCCTTTTCCGCCGCCGAACCGGGTTGAGCAGACATCCGGCACCGGAGCAGTGATCGCCTGAATCGGAGGCTGCCAGTTAATGGTTAACAAAATCTGATTCAGCATGGCAAGAGCTAACAGCGCTTTTTAGCTTTTTCAGACACGTTGTTGAATCCAAATACTGAATCACCCTCACCGAATTTTCCTTATCGCCGGCCAAAACGCCGTTCCATCCTGCCGTTCGGCAGGCGCGAGCGTCCCGATCGTAAATACCGCGGCCGTCCCTGACCTGTACCCGAAGGCATTCATCGTCCCCGG
This window harbors:
- a CDS encoding response regulator, producing the protein MKRCLIVDDSSVIRKVAKRILAGPDMLVAEAGSAYEAIEICTHEMPEAIVVDATLPDMDAAELISRLVALDPDAKPHILLCTYAMDIGPIMRAKRAGAAGYMLKPFTRAQLLNNFRQLQAAA
- the chpT gene encoding histidine phosphotransferase ChpT, whose product is MTDIFSLSATDLAALLCSRVCHDIISPVGAINNGLELLDEGGADEDAMQLIRASAVNASARLQFARLAFGAAGSAGMQIDTGDAQNVATAFIRNEKPELEWIGNRALLPKNKVKLLLNLILISNTAIPRGGKLTVRLDDLETAPRFTINANGPMVRVPAKFLELHAGRQPEEAIDAHSVQFYYTMLLARETGMTISIRAGAEEIILSAA
- a CDS encoding DUF1134 domain-containing protein; its protein translation is MAVLAALAPARASAQDNGYTVDEIVTAGEQFFGATTGGLATLVEKVFSTYGLPNGYVLGQEGSGAIVGGLTYGEGTLYTKNAGDHSVFWQGPSVGWDFGAQGSRVMVLVYNLDQVASLYRRYGGVAGSAYFVAGLGFNVLKNGQVLIVPIRTGVGARLGVNLGYLKMTPRPTWNPF
- the ctrA gene encoding response regulator transcription factor CtrA, yielding MRVLLIEDDSATAQSIELMLKSESFNVYTTDLGEEGVDLGKLYDYDIILLDLNLPDMSGYEVLRTLRLSKVKTPILILSGMAGIEDKVRGLGFGADDYMTKPFHKDELVARIHAIVRRSKGHAQSIITTGDLVVNLDAKTVEVAGQRVHLTGKEYQMLELLSLRKGTTLTKEMFLNHLYGGMDEPELKIIDVFICKLRKKLDTASGGQNYIETVWGRGYVLREPEEIRESA